The sequence GCGGAGGTGGAAACCCTGGCAGCACGTCTCTGGTTGAAAAGACCAGATGTTGTTGCTGCCTtcagtaaaaaacaaaacatgtgtaTGAAAGCGATCAACACCAAAAGGACTGCAGTGCTTCTGGGGTTTAACATGAGCGAGATGAAGAAGGTGAAACACAACGTTGTCATTCCAGAGACTCTGCCAGTTAATGCCAACGTTAATGTATCTGTACAAACAGAAGTCGTTGTTAAGACAGAAAACGATTGCTAGTTGAATTTAGTTATGCTTATTGAATCTTTTCTTGTACAGTCCACCCAAAGCCCATGACATTAAGTTATGTGTCAGCAGAATAAAGAAAAGAGACAATGGCCAGTTACAGATTTCATGTTGCGTTCTATGAGTTagtgtttgtgaatgttttgttttaagATGAGTTTATACCTTCATATCTTATGTCGGACAGTATAGGCTTTTgtaaaaaaaggagaaaaaaacacatgtaGATGTTTGGGAGACTGTTGTGTGTAATTGGGGTAAACCTGCAAGAAGtattcatatttattttttgttggttTATTAAGGGCCATTTAGACTTGTATATAACCTCATAATATTTCAGCTAAAGGAAGCACATTCTAATTGATTGTCTACTTGATCGGAAAAGACCCCATATCACATGGTGTTTTACGGTTCTCAAATTTGAAGAAACTTTACTGTATAAGTGCCTGTTGTTCCATACATGCTCCAACGCAATGCTGATATGACCTGAAGAAGTTTTTAATAAATTGCTGAAACGTGTGTTAACATTAAATGTGGAGTAATTTATTGGGGGGAAATGTGAGGCGTGGTTTAAACTTTGTGGTTATTTAAACAAAAATACTGATGTAGTGATTTTTATCTAGCTATTATCCAGCTAAtgcaggggttttcaactggTTCTGTGCCAGGGACCACCATAACAAGTAATCACGGACcactattgtgtgtttgtgtgtgggaggggggactGCTCTCACAGAGGTATAGTTGGAGAAAGGGTAAAACACACCTCACAGCACTCTCTCATGAGCGGCTGTCTTTGACATCACGCAAAATCTGTATAGGCTACTCAAGAAACAGTAATGTGTGTCTCCATATGGCGCGAGTTTCGGTGGTTTCATGGCCTCAACGTTGAACATACAAAACAGTGATACCTCCTCTCCAGTTTTGTCAATCGTTACTTTAAAtccatatttacatttaatctgTTAATCACTGTATTTctttataataataaaataattaaaataatcactgtattttctttcttgtttccACTATGTTTTCTCCGAAGTTGTAGCTTTGTCTGAAGAGCATGCAGCAGAATCCTGTCCATTTGTCCTGACATCTGTTACTTTCAGATCCATGCTGGTACTGACTAGCTAACTTCACCTTAGTTAGAAACGTTAGTTAACAGCTCCACTGCTCTCCAAATTTCACTAAACTATTAAGCTTCTTTTCAACGAAACATAACGTGAACTCCGCCCGAGCTGGTCTAGGCTATATCGCgcagactgtagcctaccttatgaatgtgtgtgtgttacgttgGGGACGCAAAACACAGCATTAGCAAAGCACAGGATAGACCTGTTATGTAGGCCTAGAAAGCTAACATATCCTGTGTCAGTTTGAATCTCATCTCCTCTATAGTATTTTAGATATTTTCAATAAGTTCAGTATTCACACCAATGCGCAACAATTCTGGACATGGTTTGGAAAAATTAATGATGGAAAAAAGTTATTAATTGTGAAATTACGCAGGCTGGAATGCATGTCACGGACCACCTGCAATGACGCCGTGGACCACCGGTTGAAAACCGTTGAAAACCTCTGAGCTAATCGATGCAGACATAGACGCTCCATATCATCGACTGTATCCATATCCTCGATCGATAAATAGGTACTCGCTTGTTTTAGGCTGGCTCTCAGCGCGAGAGTCGACAGGCTGTTGACATTTACTAGGGTCACCAAGTAGAAAGAGGTACTAGCAGTTTGCACTGCAAAAACAAAGATTGTAGATATAAAGCTTAACAGTTCCAACGTTCCAGAAATCTCAAGCAATTCTAAAAAAATTATAATGTTCGCTCAAAGTATCAAAAAGTTTGTTTCTTTTCGATGTATCGCGCGCAGCGGGGTTTGGATCAACATCCCACAGACATCCACCAACATCGCTGTAGGTAGTCAGGCAAACACGTTCCACGCATGTAATTGCCAGTTGGGAAGTAACAAATTGATGAAAATGTTAAAAGGAGAAAGGTGAGATCTCAAGGATATTGCAGACTGCTGTGTCGGTCTGAGTATGCTTAGCTTCAATAGCTTGCTAGCACAACTCAGTGCTAACTTACATTGCTTAACGTTACATCCCCATTAGCCAGCCAGCTGGTCAGCTAATTTATTTCACGAAGTGATGATTATTTGCCGAATAAAACATTGTCTCTGTGTCTAGGTCGAAGAAACAGTGGTACGATACTCCGCCTCAGGTAAATTTACATAATCAGGACCTAACATTCGCGTTTGTCAGTCGACAGTACCTGGTTGCTCATTTAGATCATTTACGTTATAGAAGCCACCGGGCAGCCACAGTATCCTTAAACTATCCAAGAAGCGCAACCCAGAAGAGAACTCACGGCTTCGTGTGCTGAATGGCATTCTCTTCAAGGCGATTTCTGACTTGCTGGCTTCGCACGAAATCAGTCCAGAACTACCTCATCTAAATGTGGAGATTTCTAAGGTGATAAATTCAGCTTCCCACTCCAGCTTCAGTCTCAGTGGGCCAACACATACAGAGTAAATGTACTTGTGTTATTGTGTTCACACGTTGTGTAAATAACAAGCTAGGACTTACATAATTTATCTCCTACGAAAGGTATCATTGTCTCCTGATTATTCTGCATGTCGGATCTATTGGAAGACTTGTGGCACTTCGGAGAGGGATGCCCAAATTCAACAACTTCTGGATAAAAGTGGCCCTCGTATTAGGTATCCACGTACCAACATACTGCTGTGCCAATGAAAAACATACTTCCTCAATCGAGTAACCTAATACATTTGAGCAGAGTTAAGTCAAGAATGGGCATTTAACATGGCGTTATCCCTTCAGGTATCTTCTTACATCTCAGCAAGTCCTTGGAAGTGTCCCTGCTATAGTTTTCATCAGGGATAAACAATATGCTGCTCTTAATGAGGTAGGCTACAGCTTATTTCAGCATAGCAAGCATAATATAAAACATAATCACACAGTAactgtattttaactttttagtTACTCTATCAATAGTAATTTGGCTGAATGATCTCCTCAGATTGATAACCTATTGAAGGCAGCTGACTTTGGTCCAGATGAAGAGTGGATAGAGACAGCCAGTGTGAAGAAGAGTGGGtaagttttgtttttgttgttttaattgtttgTCAGGTTTGGTTTGTGTAGCACTTGCATTTGAACTGCCACCCACTGTGGCTCAAGGAGTATGCATGGTATGAGACATGGGCGTGTATTTCCCCATAGGGTTAAGTCACACTCATCGGACCATGctgaccaccagcagcagccctCCGAGAGGAAGGGGCCTGTGCTTTTTGGGGTGGACCACGATGCCCTCCTCAAGCAGATCGAGGAATATAAACAGCAGGCCCGAGACCCCCTCCCTCTGGCCTCTACTGCGGCCCTAACGCAGCAGCAGCTGGACGCTGTCGCAGAGTTCAGGAAGCACAAGCTGATCGAGAAGAAAATGAAGAAATCCAAAAAGATGATCGATGACGACATCACGCCCAAAGCGTATTTGCTGGCTAAACATAGTGAGCAGAAACCGCTGGAGGACTTGGATGATGACCGTCATGAAGATAATCAGATCAGCGAACTCATGGCTGAGGACAATAGGAGGCCTTgagttgtgtttgtgtcacaATGCCATGCTGCTCCTGAATCACAAAACTATCCTAACTGGATCATAATGTATTCAGTAACatcagtttgtgtgtgaaagttcTGTAAATATGTACCTTGTATGCGTTTAGAGAGtacttaaattaaatataacatTCTTGTATTTTTCTTGACATACCGTTGGAGTTTATTTACAAAAGGCTCTGTGTTATCAACAAAGGCCAATACACAGGatgcatatttaaaatatgCTATGAAAACATTTGCAGAGTTATTTTTGCTTCACATAATGAATGTAATTTTTTGGCTGGTGCAGTACAGATTATCCTGAACATCTATAAGATACAATGTATGGAGGCTGTCCCAACATTTAATATATACACTTAACACATTTCACTATAAATTACAATAAATTAGTTAAATTAAAGGTGATATGTTGAGGCTCAGAAAGAGCACTTGACCGGTACATCAAGAGCCTTGTAGGATTGTAGGGCTGAGCATAGACAAATGGGAAACTTGTTGGTAATAATAGCAGTCAGATGACAACATATCCCTCATATACAAAGTGTCCTTCACAAAGCCTCTGTCATCTGTTCATCAGTCTGTACATAAACAATGTACTGAGATGTGTCTTCTCCCTGAGTGTATACGGTCACGGTCTTAATGCCCTCCATGTCGTCCGAGGACACCACTAGGTGGTGCTCTTCCCCCATCTCCACAGAGCCTTGCTGCAGAGCATCCTGGATTATCATGGTGTGGTCGGATTGCTGCTCCTCCTCAGCCACCTATTCAGGTCACAAGAGAAGAGAAGCTTTGTAGAATTAGCACACTGAGGAAACTCTGAAGAGATGCATTAAGTCACAAAATACCCAtacatgtaaagcactttgcgCTCAGAGACAGCTACACATTACCAGCTGGTCAACCAGAGATTTGTGTCGGCGGAGAAATATTGAGAACTGCAGCATGTTACTTTGTGAGCGCATAGCTATGATGATCTGTTGCGGCAGAGTGCTTACCTGTTCCACAACAGTGACTGTTCCTGGTGCCATGGCGACAACGGAAGCCACGGTGCCATCGGTGTTCTCAGACCCAAGTCCAATGATCTGCTGCAGAATGTTCACAGCTGCAGGGTCCAGTTCGTCACCTGTGGCACACGCAACACCGATGTGAGAGAAGTTGGTGACATTATTACCTGGCTCAGGGAAATCCTCTGACATTATTCTGATTCAGAAAGAGTATGGGCTGTTTTGCTCTGGTCCGCCATATTGCTCACCATTTTGTGTGGCAAAATGTAAGTCCTGCAGGGTTGTCACAGCTTCCTCAGTTCCCTGAGAGTCATCAGTCTCTGTGATGTGAAGGAACTGAGTGGACTGCTCCTCCAATGACTCTACcacctataacacacacacacacacacacacacacaaacaaatacctaCTCAAGGTTTACTGCATCTCAGGCTGCCTGTTTTTAGTAGCCGACTAGAAAGCTAGCGATATCACATATTCAAATAGTTAAAgggaaaatatccatgaaataTTCATGGGTATATTTAAAGACCAATGTAGATACAGAAAAACAGTGAGAAGAGCTGGAATaagtgaaataatactaataataatccACACGTGTTCCCAAGTCAACTCTATGACGGTGTGCTTTTATGTGGCTGTCCACTGATGCAGACATTTCTCATAACCAAACTAGACATGTTGAACAGCATGACCCCTCACCTCCCACTGGCCCAGCCCCAGGCCATCGTTCTCCACCACCTTGAGGCCGTGTTTGTTCTTCAGGTGCCTGTTCATCTCCCACTTGGTCCCGTACACATAGTTGCACACGGGACATTTGGAGCCTCCTGAGCGAGGAAGTGGATGTTTCTCAGTGAGAAGATTAAAAGACACTGAAGTCTAGTAGTATACACAATAATAACATAGGGTGTTTCTTTCCTCAAGCCATCCGCATTCTGAACACACATAAAACTCTTGAAACTACATTACATGGACTTGCCAtactgcacttacacacacaaaacacactttttACCACCTTCTCTCAATCTATTTATCTCAATCTAACGCTGTAGCTGTAGCCctgtagtttaaaagtttaCATGTTAAAATGCTTCAATGTTAATAGCTTCATTTTTATTCTGCTATATTGCTGTAGTGCAGCTCTGTAGCTTAAATCtaaaatgcttaaatgttaataGCCTGAATATTATTCCattgctgtaagtcgctttggacaaatgcGTCCGCCAaatgaatacatttaaatgtacatTTATTCAATTCTTTCTAAATCTTTCTTTATCCTTATAAATAGTTGGTGATCCCTCAGGACACCTATGCACAGGAAAGTTGAGCAGCTGAATGTCCCTTTACTACATGTTTAACAACAGTATctctatgtatgtgacaaacAAAGTCCTTGAATCCTTGAAAAAGGGGAACCTCATACCTTGTTCTATCACTGAGTCTGCAGTAGT is a genomic window of Alosa sapidissima isolate fAloSap1 chromosome 10, fAloSap1.pri, whole genome shotgun sequence containing:
- the rbfa gene encoding putative ribosome-binding factor A, mitochondrial; translation: MFAQSIKKFVSFRCIARSGVWINIPQTSTNIAVGSQANTFHACNCQLGSNKLMKMLKGERSKKQWYDTPPQKPPGSHSILKLSKKRNPEENSRLRVLNGILFKAISDLLASHEISPELPHLNVEISKVSLSPDYSACRIYWKTCGTSERDAQIQQLLDKSGPRIRYLLTSQQVLGSVPAIVFIRDKQYAALNEIDNLLKAADFGPDEEWIETASVKKSGVKSHSSDHADHQQQPSERKGPVLFGVDHDALLKQIEEYKQQARDPLPLASTAALTQQQLDAVAEFRKHKLIEKKMKKSKKMIDDDITPKAYLLAKHSEQKPLEDLDDDRHEDNQISELMAEDNRRP